TCGAGCTTTCCAGCACCATTTCCGCCGGCCGAACGGGGATCAAGCCGGAGGTGGCGGCGATAATGTACCTAAAGTCCAACGAGAGCGAGTGGACGCAGTGGGTGACGCCGCAGGCCGTCGCAAAGGTGAAACAGGCAATCGAGGACGGCAAGACCAGCCTGGTGAATCGCATCTGCATACCGACCGGCGCGAACGGAGTAGGCACCGGCGGCGGCCAGTCAGGACTGTGCAACTAGGCGCGTCGGTACTACCAGCCTGAGTCCGGCGGGGGGACCTGCCGCTGGGCCGCGACGGACTCCTCGGAGCCCCGGTTCACGCGGCCGCCCGCCAGGAACACGTCCCTCACCTTCCACAGGTCGCGGATATCCTTCGTGGGATCGCCGTCGATGACCACCAGGTCCGCCTCCTTGCCCGCCTCCAGCGTGCCGGTGACTCCATCCACCCCAAGCGCCTGCGCCGCCCAGCCGGTGATCGACTGCACGCCCTGCGCCGCGGAGTAGCCGGACATCGTGAGGCACTCCGTCTCGTACGGAGTGTTGCCGAGCTGGTAGTCGCCCCAGGACGAGTCCGAGCCTGTAATGAGCCTCGCGCCCATCTCGATCATGCGGCCGCAGTCCTTTATGCGCACGTCAAAGTAGCGGCGGTCCTGGTCCAGCCTCGCCTGCTCGTCCGGGGTCATCGCTCCAAGCTGCGCCTTCTTGTTCAGCAGCGACCATATGCGCGCCCTGAAGACGTGGAGGGTGGGATTGACGACGGCCCCCGCCTTGACGATGCGCTCCACAACCTCAGGCCGGAACTTGTTTGTGCCGTCCGTCTCGTTGAAGACGCAATGGATGATCATGTCCACGTTCGCGTCAAGCGAGTTCACTATCCCCTGGGTGGAAAGGCAGTGCGTGGCGGTGAGCTTCCCGAACTTGTGCGCCTCGTCCGTGATGGCAAGCAGCTCGTCCACGTTGAATGAGGGGAGCAGCCTGAAGGAGGTCTTCGTGCTCCCGCCGGTGGCGGTGATCTTGATGTAGTCCGCGCCCTCTTTGATAAGCTGGCAGGTATACGCCCGCGCTTCGTTCGGTCCGGTAACCTCGCCGCCGAAGTAGCCCATGTGCCCGCCGATGATCGCCACGGCGCGGCCGCACAGCACCATGCGCGGCGCCTGCGTCACCCCGGCGTTCACGGAGTCGCGCAGGCGGAACATCGTCATGTTCTTCGGCCCGTTCTCGCGCAGCGTCGTTACGCCGGTGAACAGCGCCCGCCTGGTATTGCGGGCGGCCTGCAGCGTGAGCACTTCGTCGGGGTAAAAGGCCAGCTCGTCGCCGGGTCGGCCGTCGCCCCAGCCGTTGTTGTGGGTGTGGCAATCGATCATTCCGGGCATGAGGGTCATCCCGGGGTAATCGAGGACTTCGGCCTTCGCCCCATCGGGGGCAACGACATCCCGCTCGCGGCCGACTGCGACGAGTTTCGAGCCCTTGATGAGCGCCGCCCCGCGGTCGATCGAGGGGCCGCCGCGGCCGTCCACCAGCTTCCCGGCCCGAACCAGCGTGAATTGGGCTGCGTTGGTTGCCAAGAGCTCCTCCGGTAGCTACTTCGTGCGCTTGTCGCCGTTGCCGTCCGACTGCTTCGGCCCCGGAGCGTTGCCGTTCGCGCCCTTTGCATCATCGGCGCCGCCGGCCGACTCCGTCGTGGAGGCCTCAGGGGATGGCAGCGCACTCGGGTCGCCGGGGGCAGACGCGGCTTCGGAGCCCGTACCGGAGGCCGACCCACCCTCCGCCCCGGCCTTCGCCTTCGCTTTGGCGATGAGGTCCATAAAGTGGCCCTCTACGTCCAGCGAGGCCGGCAGGTACATCAAGCTGGCGCGCGCGCCGCTGTCCAGCCTGACTTCTACGTGCTGGTAGCCCAGGTATTTGCCGAACATGCCAGGTCGCGACTTCACTTCCTTGACGCGCTCCATGGGTATCTGGTACCTGCGCGTGCTCAGTATGCCGCCACGCTGGTAGATCATAAGCTCCGGCGTGAGCGCATAGGCAGTCCGCCGCCACTGGAAGAACTTTGGAACGAGGATCATTATCGAGACGACGGCGAACAGGACGGCGAAGACCTCGGGGTTGAACATGACCATTACGATCAGGATGACCAGGAGGGGCATGGAGGACCAGAGCCACGCATACTGGATCTGGGTAAGTACCACGGAGCCGGGAGGGAGATCGTCCCACTTCCCGGTGGGCTTGGCAGGGGTAACCATCGATCACCGCTTTCTATCTATGTCGTGCGCACAGTATACAGTGGTGAAGGTGTGGCTTCTACCGAATTACTCCACTGACAATAGCAGTGAGCCTGGCGTTCTCCTCGGCAAGGCGCGCTGCCTCCGCCTCGGTCTCCTGGAGGCGGTCGAGCAGCTTCATGACCACCTCTACGCCGGCAAGGTTAACGCCCAGGTCGTCCATCAGCTCGCGAATGCGGCGTACGCGCTCCACCTCGCGGCGCGAGTAGACACGCTGGTTTCCGGAAGTGCGCTGCGGCTCCAGCAGGCCTAGCCGCTCGTAGTACCTGAGAGTCTGGGTCTGCACGCCGAGGATACGGGCGGCCACGCTTATTACGAAGCATGGCTCGTCGTAGCCAAGTATCTCTTCTCTTTCACGGATCGTCATATCTCACCTCGAAGGTCTGCATCATCATTTGCTGTAGAGACGACCCTCCGGGGCGTCTCTACCTCTTGACGGAGCGGAGCTCCTTGAGCTTCCGGACCAGGTCCAGCTCCTCTTCGGTTAGTGTGCGCGGCATAGCGGGCCGAACGACGAAGTACATGTCACCCTTCGTTTCGGGCGCGCCCAGCTTCGGCATGCCCTTCCCGGAAAGCCTTATCCTCTGCCCGTTCTGGCTCTGCGGCGCAACCTTGAGGTGGATGCGGCCCGTGAGCGTTTGCA
This genomic window from SAR202 cluster bacterium contains:
- a CDS encoding amidohydrolase family protein; translated protein: MATNAAQFTLVRAGKLVDGRGGPSIDRGAALIKGSKLVAVGRERDVVAPDGAKAEVLDYPGMTLMPGMIDCHTHNNGWGDGRPGDELAFYPDEVLTLQAARNTRRALFTGVTTLRENGPKNMTMFRLRDSVNAGVTQAPRMVLCGRAVAIIGGHMGYFGGEVTGPNEARAYTCQLIKEGADYIKITATGGSTKTSFRLLPSFNVDELLAITDEAHKFGKLTATHCLSTQGIVNSLDANVDMIIHCVFNETDGTNKFRPEVVERIVKAGAVVNPTLHVFRARIWSLLNKKAQLGAMTPDEQARLDQDRRYFDVRIKDCGRMIEMGARLITGSDSSWGDYQLGNTPYETECLTMSGYSAAQGVQSITGWAAQALGVDGVTGTLEAGKEADLVVIDGDPTKDIRDLWKVRDVFLAGGRVNRGSEESVAAQRQVPPPDSGW
- a CDS encoding MerR family transcriptional regulator, translating into MLGYDEPCFVISVAARILGVQTQTLRYYERLGLLEPQRTSGNQRVYSRREVERVRRIRELMDDLGVNLAGVEVVMKLLDRLQETEAEAARLAEENARLTAIVSGVIR